One window of the Gambusia affinis linkage group LG01, SWU_Gaff_1.0, whole genome shotgun sequence genome contains the following:
- the ptpdc1b gene encoding protein tyrosine phosphatase domain-containing protein 1, with amino-acid sequence MAFHGILGGESLMEYIKAPKAKYTFIGEAIRGIFPPHMQCSIGCRGKDCKYDNPNYWSEDNQAIRGLYSSWVTDHLLAMSRPSTEIIQKYNIIDQFIRNGIKTVINLQLPGEHASCGNPLEPESGFSYRPEVFMENNIYFYNYGWKDYGVANLTVILDMVKVMAFAVQEGKVAVHCHAGLGRTGVLLACFLAYATRMTANQAILYVRAKRPNSIQTRGQLQCVREFVQFLAPLRIVFSHAKPHSQPVTLSQYLNRQRRILHGNERKQLKNLPKIIHLVCGLLVDIAENRQVIEEDIIEAPDIQEIEMTLSLIEKIGPELFAKEPRLPGSLTLPRHFHEPPIFYHRKSLSYSESDLRRLGSQLNLLTQPLTSVSKSETTLPSCHKQGQNPNMCNVSHSSTGSLWQIKNEESQKDGTIVVKKLKRKTIHRSESVGNEKPTKKGNMLSRWKAEQREELVMNGVKSKDIEDEQSALPFITLQSELSLEGRRLLVAQALAVDLFLEGEEEHKSKVLAWQEDMNQGSAWERLCTERDPFILTGLMWSWLEQLKEPIISIKDAKALNPRNIDAKTALNKLDQAPKETITCILNCMAHMMNISEEVETAFLNRAIKALTWINSTEEAKLYKNMAAVLRCVLLDLRSTAVEEEERAKPVLPPT; translated from the exons ATGGCATTCCATGGAATATTGGGAGGAGAATCTCTGATGGAATACA TAAAAGCCCCCAAAGCAAAATACACATTCATAGGAGAAGCAATACGAGGCATCTTTCCCCCACATATGCAATGTTCAATTGGCTGTAGAGGGAAAGACTGCAAGTATGACAACCCAAACTACTGGAGCGAGGACAACCAAGCAATAAGAGGCCTCTATTCATCCTG GGTTACCGACCATCTTCTTGCTATGTCTAGACCTTCAACAGAGATCATTCAGAAGTATAACATTATTGATCAGTTCATAAG GAATGGCATCAAAACAGTGATCAACCTACAGTTACCTGGGGAACATGCAAGCTGTGGAAATCCTCTGGAACCAGAAAGTGGATTTTCATACCGCCCCGAAGTGTTCATGGAAAATAACA tttatttctacaaTTATGGCTGGAAAGACTACGGAGTGGCCAACCTTACCGTCATTCTGGACATGGTCAAGGTCATGGCCTTTGCAGTGCAGGAAGGAAAGGTAGCAGTCCACTGCCATGCTGGACTCGGCAGAACAG GGGTACTCTTGGCATGTTTCTTGGCCTATGCAACCAGGATGACTGCAAACCAGGCTATTTTGTATGTTCGTGCCAAACGGCCCAATTCCATCCAAACCCGGGGTCAGCTGCAATGCGTCAGAGAGTTTGTCCAGTTTCTTGCCCCCTTAAGAATTGTTTTCTCCCACGCCAAGCCTCACTCCCAACCTGTGACCCTGTCGCAGTACCTTAACCGTCAGAGACGCATTCTGCATGGCAATGAGAGAAAGCAACTGAAGAACTTACCCAAAATCATACATCTGGTGTGTGGGCTGTTGGTAGACATTGCAGAAAACCGGCAGGTGATTGAAGAAGACATTATTGAAGCCCCTGATATTCAAGAAATTGAAATGACTCTCAGTCTCATTGAAAAGATAGGTCCTGAATTATTTGCAAAGGAACCCCGCTTGCCCGGTTCACTCACCTTACCCAGGCATTTCCACGAGCCTCCCATCTTCTACCACCGTAAAAGTCTGAGCTATAGTGAGTCTGACTTGAGACGATTGGGCTCACAGCTAAACCTTCTCACGCAACCCCTGACCTCTGTCTCCAAATCAGAGACAACTCTCCCCTCATGTCACAAACAAGGCCAGAACCCCAACATGTGCAATGTTTCCCACAGTTCGACAGGATCGCTCTGGCAAATTAAGAATGAGGAAAGCCAGAAAGATGGAACGATTGTGGTGAagaaactgaaaaggaaaaccaTACATCGTAGTGAATCGGTGGGAAATGAGAAGCCAACTAAAAAGGGCAACATGTTGTCCAGGTGGAaggcagagcagagagaggagcTAGTAATGAATGGGGTAAAGTCTAAAGATATAGAAGATGAGCAATCAGCACTTCCCTTCATCACACTGCAGTCTGAGCTGTCTCTGGAGGGCAGGAGGCTGCTGGTGGCCCAGGCACTGGCAGTGGACCTTTTTCTTGAAGGAGAAGAGGAGCATAAGTCCAAAGTACTGGCCTGGCAG GAGGACATGAATCAAGGTAGCGCATGGGAGAGACTTTGCACAGAGCGGGATCCGTTCATCCTGACTGGATTAATGTGGTCATGGCTGGAGCAGCTTAAAGAACCAATCATCTCTATCAAAGATGCCAAAGCCCTGAATCCACGCAACATAGATGCTAAAACTGCCCTCAACAAACTGGACCAG GCGCCCAAGGAAACAATAACATGCATACTGAACTGCATGGCTCATATGATGAATATATCAGAGGAGGTTGAAACAGCTTTTCTGAATAGAGCGATCAAGGCACTCACCTGG ATTAATTCAACGGAAGAGGCCAAGCTGTACAAGAATATGGCGGCAGTCCTGAGGTGTGTTCTTCTGGACCTGAGATCTACGgctgtggaggaggaggaaagagcCAAACCTGTGCTCCCTCCAACATGA
- the fbxw12 gene encoding F-box/WD repeat-containing protein 12 translates to MDFHHPQLIGDCLIHIFTFLSEDDLIRVSTVCKDWHEAAETPWLWRRMCLQRWSFCNLAALGSDQVTLSWKKYFQQRSHLEKNMTEGRTGNYTCKSLRGHTGRVVSLVYLQGDSCLLPDLSKTSAIVCSASTDGTVRAWNIQKGESLWCSPVQSPLTGMVADEKEEVIITSDSTGLIKTWQGQTGQELASFSTASSHCTLLQYNINNDWFLTVGTGQGSICTLADLTLTKKSSLMVCDSFKVNILLVSPDKKWIIAGTKENDDLSLKVINSESLTSPSEDEDSLCQTVPVPGCQAAVFIPTQPARLAIIHHTELGGNKALTVFDVSIKKMKYKTEIQVQQMESFPLMLKHYSSQILLEAKNSNCIVLAAGEELWVYSLKGVVLANFKDHIMPISSVCVDSFRVVTASQDLSLRVLTWKNDRDGGLTLESQYHLLGGSHTMSRGFTHVACDYASIVASVEGNNGKDVLKAYSFRS, encoded by the exons ATGGATTTCCATCATCCACAACTTATCGGTGACTGTcttattcacattttcacatttctgagtGAGGATGATTTAATCAGAGTTTCTACTGTGTGCAAG GACTGGCATGAAGCTGCAGAGACTCCTTGGTTATGGAG GAGGATGTGCCTGCAGCGCTGGAGTTTCTGTAACCTTGCAGCCTTGGGCAGTGACCAGGTCACTCTTTCATGGAAGAAATACTTCCAGCAGCGTTCCCACCTGGAGAAGAACATGACAGAAGGTCGGACGGGAAATTACACATGCAAAAGCTTGAGAGGCCATACAg GCAGGGTGGTTAGCCTGGTGTACCTCCAGGGCGATTCATGCCTGCTGCCAGACCTGTCCAAGACAAGTGCCATTGTTTGCAGCGCGTCCACTGATGGGACAGTTCGGGCATGGAACATCCAGAAA gGTGAGAGCCTGTGGTGTAGTCCTGTGCAGAGTCCTTTGACAGGGATGGTAGCTgatgagaaggaggaagttATTATCACATCAGATTCTACAGGCCTCATTAAGACCTGGCAGGGCCAGACTGGTCAGGAGCTGGCCTCTTTTTCTACTGCATCTTCACACTGTACATTGCTGCAGTACAACATCAACAATGATTGGTTCCTGACT GTTGGAACCGGCCAGGGATCAATTTGCACACTGGCTGATTTGACCTTGACTAAAAAGTCAAGTCTAATGGTGTGTGACTCTTTCAAAGTTAACATACTCCTTGTTTCACCTGACAAGAAGTGGATTATAGCTGGAACCAAGGAAAATGATGATTTAAGTCTAAAG GTGATTAACAGTGAGAGTTTGACCTCACCGTCTGAAGATGAAGATTCTCTGTGCCAGACTGTGCCTGTCCCCGGGTGCCAAGCTGCTGTCTTCATACCGACCCAGCCTGCCAGACTGGCCATCATCCACCACACTGAGCTCGGAGGCAACAAAGCCCTCACTGTCTTCGATGTCAGCATTAAAAAGATGAAGTACAAGACTGAGATCCAGG TCCAGCAGATGGAGTCCTTCCCTTTGATGCTGAAACACTACTCATCACAAATCCTTCTGGAGGCCAAGAACAGCAACTGCATAGTGCTGGCAGCCGGGGAGGAGCTGTGGGTGTACTCGCTGAAAGGAGTCGTGCTTGCTAATTTTAAAGATCATATCATGCCCATCTCCTCTGTATGTGTG gaCAGTTTTCGTGTCGTCACGGCATCTCAGGACCTCTCCTTACGAGTGTTGACGTGGAAGAACGACAGAGATGGTGGGCTCACTCTGGAGAGTCAGTACCATTTACTGGGAGGCTCTCACACAATGTCCAG AGGGTTCACTCACGTTGCCTGTGACTACGCCAGCATTGTGGCTTCAGTAGAAGGAAATAATGGGAAGGACGTTCTTAAAGCTTACTCTTTCAGATCTTGA
- the LOC122829202 gene encoding protein Wnt-7a — protein sequence MSRRTRRWILRVLLCLGIVYLKIGGFSSVVALGASIICNKIPGLAPRQRIICQSRPDAIIVIGEGAQMGINECQFQFKNGRWNCSALGERTVFGKELKVGSKEAAFTYAIIAAGVAHAITAACTQGNLSDCSCDKEKQGFYSKDQGWKWGGCSADIRYGLGFSKVFIDAREVKQNARTLMNLHNNEVGRKILEKNMRLECKCHGVSGSCTTKTCWTTLPKFRELGYILKEKYAHAVHVEPVKASRNKRPKFLKIKKPYSYRKPLDTDLVYIDKSPNYCEADPVTGSLGTQGRVCNKTMMQHISGCDLMCCGRGYNTHQYSRVWQCNCKFLWCCYVKCNTCSERTEVYTCK from the exons ATGAGCCGGAGAACACGACGCTGGATTTTAagagttttgctttgtttaggGATTGTTTACCTCAAAATTGG TGGATTTTCGTCGGTGGTGGCCCTTGGTGCGAGTATAATCTGTAACAAGATCCCCGGTTTGGCTCCCAGACAACGGATTATCTGCCAGAGTCGCCCCGATGCCATTATCGTCATCGGAGAGGGAGCACAAATGGGCATCAACGAGTGTCAATTTCAGTTCAAAAACGGGCGCTGGAACTGCTCTGCTCTTGGAGAGAGGACTGTCTTCGGAAAAGAGTTGAAAGTGG GCAGCAAAGAGGCAGCATTCACCTACGCAATCATTGCTGCAGGGGTGGCCCATGCCATCACAGCCGCCTGTACGCAGGGCAACCTGAGTGACTGCAGCTGTGACAAGGAAAAGCAGGGTTTCTACAGCAAAGACCAAGGATGGAAGTGGGGAGGCTGCTCGGCAGACATCCGCTACGGATTAGGCTTCTCCAAAGTTTTCATAGATGCAAGGGAAGTCAAGCAGAATGCAAGGACGCTAATGAACCTCCATAATAATGAGGTGGGACGCAAG ATTCTGGAGAAGAATATGCGGCTGGAATGTAAGTGCCACGGTGTCTCAGgctcctgcacaaccaaaacCTGCTGGACTACACTTCCCAAGTTCCGCGAGCTTGGCTACATTCTCAAGGAGAAATATGCCCACGCTGTGCACGTGGAACCAGTCAAAGCAAGCCGCAACAAGCGTCCAAAATTCCTGAAAATCAAGAAGCCTTATTCCTACAGGAAGCCACTGGACACGGACCTGGTGTACATAGACAAGTCGCCGAATTACTGCGAGGCGGACCCGGTGACGGGAAGCCTGGGGACACAGGGGAGGGTGTGCAACAAGACAATGATGCAGCACATCAGCGGCTGTGACCTGATGTGCTGCGGAAGGGGATACAATACACACCAGTACTCCCGGGTCTGGCAGTGCAACTGCAAGTTCCTGTGGTGCTGCTACGTTAAATGCAACACCTGCAGCGAAAGGACAGAGGTGTACACATGCAAATGA